The Caldicellulosiruptor changbaiensis genome has a segment encoding these proteins:
- the istA gene encoding IS21 family transposase, whose product MHTTIYTLFKRGYNKSQIARLLDVDRKTVRKVIHDIEQKGEVERKSKGSVLDNYREFIEAKVNKGHSAKKIHQDLQAEFDFEGSYSNVRRYVQKLKQKIANSKVYMVLTTLPAEEAQVDFGYIGKIKVDGKFKKAWVFTMVLSYSRYMYAEIVFDQTVETFIQCHKNAFKYFGGVVEVVKIDNLKAGVLSVDFYEAQIQKDYASFASHYGFLPQPCRVYTPTDKGKVESAIKYVKQNCFSGEEFKDIDEAREHLKNWLDNVANVRVHGTTKKVPKEVFISEEKEKLIALPIEEYYISRSSIHKVATNCHLIYKGNYYSVPYEYAGREVEVVEIGSFLRVFFEGKEIALHQIVKNNEKGKYVTNKEHYPSSKNITIEDIMSRQRDKMAEIGNWALEFFEEFIKREGFKKYDYRSISGIIALKERYGAETVDNACKRALKFGGLSYKVVKNICEKGISDLPEYEDESYVNEERTELYRDIREYNKLLEIGELQI is encoded by the coding sequence ACAGAAGGGAGAAGTCGAGAGGAAATCAAAAGGTTCTGTATTAGATAATTACAGGGAGTTTATTGAGGCAAAGGTTAATAAAGGACACTCAGCAAAGAAGATACATCAAGACTTGCAAGCGGAATTTGATTTTGAAGGAAGCTATTCTAATGTAAGAAGATATGTCCAAAAGTTAAAACAAAAGATAGCAAATTCAAAGGTGTACATGGTTTTAACAACACTGCCTGCAGAAGAAGCACAAGTTGATTTTGGATATATAGGTAAGATAAAAGTTGATGGAAAATTCAAAAAAGCATGGGTATTTACAATGGTTTTAAGCTATTCAAGATATATGTATGCAGAGATAGTATTCGACCAAACAGTTGAAACATTTATCCAGTGTCATAAGAACGCATTCAAGTATTTTGGAGGAGTAGTAGAAGTTGTGAAGATAGACAACTTAAAAGCAGGTGTATTGAGCGTTGATTTTTATGAGGCGCAAATACAAAAAGATTATGCAAGTTTTGCGAGCCACTATGGATTTTTACCTCAGCCATGCAGGGTGTATACACCGACTGATAAAGGCAAAGTAGAATCAGCAATTAAGTATGTTAAGCAAAACTGTTTTTCTGGAGAAGAATTTAAAGATATTGATGAGGCGAGGGAACATTTAAAAAACTGGCTTGATAATGTAGCAAATGTGAGAGTACATGGCACAACCAAGAAAGTTCCCAAAGAAGTTTTCATCTCAGAAGAGAAGGAAAAGTTAATAGCTCTTCCTATTGAGGAATATTACATATCAAGAAGTTCAATTCACAAAGTAGCTACTAACTGTCATCTCATATACAAAGGGAACTACTATTCAGTGCCATATGAGTATGCAGGACGTGAAGTAGAAGTAGTTGAGATAGGCAGTTTTTTGAGGGTGTTCTTTGAAGGTAAAGAAATAGCCCTTCATCAGATTGTCAAAAACAATGAGAAGGGCAAATACGTAACCAACAAAGAACACTATCCCTCGTCTAAGAATATAACAATTGAGGATATAATGTCAAGACAGAGGGATAAAATGGCAGAGATTGGTAATTGGGCGTTGGAGTTTTTTGAGGAATTTATTAAACGGGAAGGATTTAAAAAATATGATTACAGGAGCATAAGTGGGATAATAGCACTAAAAGAAAGATATGGAGCTGAGACAGTAGACAATGCGTGTAAGAGGGCTTTAAAATTTGGAGGGCTAAGCTACAAAGTTGTCAAGAACATATGTGAAAAAGGGATAAGCGATTTACCTGAGTATGAAGACGAGAGCTATGTTAATGAGGAAAGAACAGAGCTTTACAGGGATATCAGGGAATATAACAAATTGCTTGAGATAGGGGAATTGCAAATATGA
- a CDS encoding DUF72 domain-containing protein, whose protein sequence is MEFRHKSWCDEEVYEILKILNAAWTIADSSRYPKAKVVTADFCYIRMHGPQSLYSSSYSDQQLKELADEIREYAKVCNEIYVYFNNDVNCCAVKNAKTLMEFTSNIL, encoded by the coding sequence TTGGAATTCAGGCATAAAAGCTGGTGTGATGAAGAAGTTTATGAGATTTTGAAAATTTTGAATGCAGCTTGGACAATAGCAGATTCATCACGCTATCCCAAGGCAAAAGTTGTAACAGCAGATTTTTGTTACATTAGAATGCACGGCCCACAGAGTCTTTACAGTTCAAGTTATTCAGACCAGCAGCTGAAAGAATTGGCAGATGAAATAAGAGAATATGCAAAAGTTTGCAATGAAATCTACGTATATTTTAACAACGATGTAAATTGCTGTGCAGTGAAGAATGCCAAGACTTTGATGGAGTTTACCTCAAATATACTTTGA
- a CDS encoding glycoside hydrolase family 30 protein, protein MHKTIACYITAKYQDIPMQQVDNIKECEKIKEKTVITIEPSTTFQEVIGFGGALTEAAAVNIMSLLPHQQEEILRGYFDPEKGLGYKLCRIHMNSCDFCTGSYSCDDVEGDTDLKHFNIERDKKMVIPLLKRIKEYCPDLKILVSPWSPPAWMKTNADMCHGGKLKDEYKKTWARFFCKFIKAYKEEGIEIWAVTVQNEPMATQVWESCIYTAEEERDFVKDYLGPTLKEEGLSHIKILIWDHNKDIIYERVKTILSDKEAAKYVWGVAFHWYGGDHFDQLKKIKEKFPDVNLVFTEGCQEGGVKLGSWELGERYAHEIIGDFSSYTIGFMDWNIVLDTVGGPNHVGNFCDAPIIVDKDQKKIYYQNAYYYIGHFSKFIKPGAKIVKSSCSSSRLEVLAAKNGDDTLAVVVLNKNPEEIEFNMVIEDKIFCGNSPARSISTIVLEK, encoded by the coding sequence ATGCACAAAACAATTGCATGTTACATAACAGCGAAATATCAGGACATTCCAATGCAGCAGGTAGATAATATAAAAGAATGTGAGAAAATAAAAGAGAAAACTGTTATAACAATTGAGCCATCCACTACATTTCAAGAGGTAATAGGCTTTGGTGGAGCACTCACTGAAGCTGCCGCGGTAAATATAATGTCACTTTTGCCACACCAGCAAGAAGAGATTTTAAGAGGGTACTTTGACCCTGAAAAGGGGCTTGGCTACAAACTCTGTAGAATCCACATGAACAGCTGTGATTTTTGTACAGGCAGCTACAGCTGTGATGATGTTGAAGGTGATACCGATCTAAAACATTTTAACATTGAAAGAGACAAAAAGATGGTAATTCCTCTTTTAAAAAGAATAAAGGAATATTGTCCAGATCTCAAAATCCTCGTTTCACCATGGAGTCCGCCTGCATGGATGAAGACAAACGCTGATATGTGCCATGGTGGAAAGCTAAAGGATGAGTATAAAAAAACATGGGCAAGGTTTTTCTGCAAATTCATAAAAGCATATAAAGAAGAAGGAATTGAGATATGGGCTGTGACAGTTCAAAATGAGCCAATGGCAACTCAAGTGTGGGAGTCGTGCATATACACCGCTGAAGAGGAAAGAGATTTTGTGAAGGATTACTTAGGACCAACTCTTAAAGAAGAAGGGCTTTCCCATATAAAAATACTTATATGGGACCACAACAAAGATATCATATATGAGAGAGTAAAAACAATTTTAAGTGACAAAGAAGCTGCTAAGTATGTATGGGGAGTTGCATTTCACTGGTATGGAGGAGACCATTTTGACCAGCTCAAAAAAATAAAAGAAAAGTTTCCAGATGTGAATTTGGTGTTTACCGAAGGTTGTCAGGAAGGTGGAGTAAAGCTTGGTTCCTGGGAGCTTGGTGAAAGGTATGCTCATGAGATAATTGGCGATTTTAGCAGCTACACGATTGGATTTATGGATTGGAATATTGTTCTTGACACAGTTGGAGGCCCCAATCATGTTGGAAACTTTTGCGATGCACCGATAATTGTTGATAAAGACCAGAAAAAGATTTACTACCAAAATGCGTATTATTATATAGGGCATTTTTCTAAATTCATAAAACCGGGAGCTAAAATAGTCAAAAGCAGCTGCAGTAGTTCAAGACTTGAGGTTTTGGCAGCAAAGAATGGGGATGATACTTTGGCGGTAGTTGTGCTAAATAAAAACCCAGAGGAAATAGAGTTTAATATGGTCATTGAAGATAAAATATTCTGTGGAAACTCCCCAGCAAGGTCTATATCAACTATTGTTCTGGAAAAATAA
- the istB gene encoding IS21-like element ISCsa9 family helper ATPase IstB, with amino-acid sequence MNDLLLGKLKDLKLSGIIKSFDLRVEEAIKNNFSYQEFFEILINDEVSNRRINSNQKRISKARFPWHKTLEEYNFNYQPSINKRFIYNLATCEFVRKKENVAFIGPPGTGKTHLAIAIGLKAVALGYRVLFTTANEMLEELYISRADNSYQQKLKNYVNVDLLIIDELGLRKFNQSSVDDFYEIISKRYERGSIIITTNKVFEEWPRIFYDPVLATAILDRFVHHCHFVVIKGESYRMKQREGAIKALTDDSKNESN; translated from the coding sequence ATGAATGATCTTTTGTTGGGGAAGCTAAAGGATTTGAAATTATCCGGGATAATAAAAAGTTTTGATTTAAGAGTAGAAGAAGCTATTAAGAATAATTTTTCGTATCAAGAGTTTTTTGAGATATTGATAAATGATGAAGTGAGTAACAGGAGAATAAACAGTAATCAAAAGAGGATAAGCAAAGCGAGGTTTCCATGGCACAAGACATTAGAAGAATATAATTTTAATTATCAGCCTTCAATAAATAAGAGGTTTATATACAATTTGGCGACCTGTGAATTTGTCCGCAAGAAAGAGAATGTGGCCTTCATAGGACCGCCAGGGACAGGGAAGACACATCTTGCAATAGCGATAGGACTTAAAGCTGTAGCACTTGGATATAGAGTTTTGTTTACCACAGCAAATGAGATGTTAGAAGAGTTGTATATTTCAAGAGCGGATAATTCGTATCAACAAAAGCTAAAAAACTATGTTAATGTGGATTTGTTAATAATAGATGAGCTGGGCTTAAGGAAATTTAATCAAAGCAGTGTAGATGATTTTTATGAGATAATATCAAAGAGATATGAGAGAGGATCGATAATAATAACCACAAACAAAGTATTTGAAGAGTGGCCGAGGATATTTTATGATCCAGTTTTAGCGACAGCGATTTTAGATAGATTTGTACATCACTGTCATTTTGTGGTTATCAAAGGTGAAAGTTATAGGATGAAGCAAAGGGAGGGTGCTATCAAAGCTTTAACAGATGATTCCAAGAATGAGTCAAATTAG